The Bos indicus x Bos taurus breed Angus x Brahman F1 hybrid chromosome 25, Bos_hybrid_MaternalHap_v2.0, whole genome shotgun sequence genome has a window encoding:
- the VPS37D gene encoding vacuolar protein sorting-associated protein 37D isoform X2 — MYRARAARAGPEPGSPGRFGILSTGQLRDLLQDEPKLDRIVRLSRKFQGLQLEREACLASNYALAKENLALRPRLEMGRTALAIKYQELREVAESCADKLQRLGADGAAAAGRAEPGGFPARLPTRPGPGPPEAHPGGEAAGAAAAPGAVWPASPYGCRGAPQILPRCRSPAHRGRPGAAGSAPEPAPLGLPPSAPTEGLPRVPPGPSPSAEPSALAARAPPPVGSRVWPPHGGPRQT; from the exons ATGTACCGGGCCCGGGCGGCGCGGGCGGGGCCGGAGCCCGGCAGCCCGGGGCGCTTTGGGATCCTCAGCACCGGGCAGCTCCGGGACCTGCTTCAGGATGAGCCCAAGCTGGACCGGATCGTGCGGCTCAGCAGGAAG TTCCAAGGCCTGCAGCTGGAGCGCGAGGCGTGCCTGGCTTCCAACTACGCGCTAGCCAAGGAGAATCTGGCGTTGCGTCCCCGCCTGGAGATGGGCCGCACTGCCCTGGCCATCAAGTACCAGGAGCTCCGGGAGGTGGCTGAGAGCTGTGCAGACAAGCTGCAGCGACTGG GAGCAGATGGAGCAGCTGCTGCTGGGAGAGCAGAGCCTGGAGGCTTTCCTGCCCGCCTTCCAACGAGGCCGGGCCCTGGCCCACCTGAGGCGCACCCAGGCGGagaagctgcaggagctgctgcgGCGCCGGGAGCGGTCTGGCCAGCCAGCCCCTACGGCTGCCGCGGAGCCCCCCAAATCCTTCCCCGCTGCCGCAGTCCTGCCCACCGGGGCCGCCCGGGGGCCGCCGGCAGTGCCCCGGAGCCTGCCCCCCTTGGACTCCCGCCCAGTGCCCCCACTGAAGGGCTCCCCCGGGTGCCCCCTGGGCCCAGCCCCTCTGCTGAGCCCTCGGCCCTCGCAGCCAGAGCCCCCCCACCGGTAGGATCCAGGGTATGGCCCCCCCATGGGGGGCCCAGACAAACTTGA
- the DNAJC30 gene encoding dnaJ homolog subfamily C member 30, mitochondrial — protein MAARRDLKWSQLLLWRLWQPRGVPQNPRSGLGPEARTYTRSDGPYSRTALYDLLGVPSTATQAQIKAAYYRQSFLYHPDRNSGSAEAAERFTRISQAYVVLGSTTLRRKYDRGLLSDEDLRGPGVRPSKTPAADPETPRTPPPGPRAHGRGPASPGAKRTMFDFDAFYQAHYGEQLERERRLRARREAFRKMQEDRAKKGLGWDETRDLAFVLVLLTVFLIVSSRI, from the coding sequence ATGGCAGCCCGGCGCGATCTGAAGTGGTCGCAACTGTTACTGTGGAGATTGTGGCAGCCCCGGGGGGTTCCCCAAAACCCGAGATCGGGCCTGGGCCCAGAAGCGAGGACTTATACCCGGAGCGACGGCCCGTACTCGCGCACGGCGCTCTATGATCTGCTCGGCGTCCCCTCCACGGCCACGCAGGCGCAAATCAAGGCAGCTTACTACCGGCAGAGCTTCCTCTACCACCCGGACCGCAACTCGGGGAGCGCTGAGGCTGCCGAGCGCTTCACGCGCATCTCCCAGGCTTACGTGGTGCTGGGCAGTACCACCTTGCGTCGCAAGTATGACCGCGGCCTGCTGAGCGACGAGGACCTGCGCGGTCCGGGTGTCAGGCCTTCCAAGACTCCCGCCGCCGACCCCGAGACGCCTCGTACCCCTCCGCCCGGCCCTCGGGCCCACGGCCGCGGTCCGGCCTCTCCGGGAGCCAAGCGCACCATGTTCGACTTTGACGCCTTCTACCAGGCGCACTACGGTGAGCAGCTGGAACGCGAACGGCGCCTGAGGGCGCGCCGGGAGGCCTTCCGCAAGATGCAGGAGGACCGGGCCAAGAAGGGCTTAGGCTGGGACGAGACCCGAGACTTGGCTTTCGTCCTCGTTCTGCTCACCGTCTTCCTCATCGTGAGCTCTCGTATTTAA
- the VPS37D gene encoding vacuolar protein sorting-associated protein 37D isoform X1: MYRARAARAGPEPGSPGRFGILSTGQLRDLLQDEPKLDRIVRLSRKFQGLQLEREACLASNYALAKENLALRPRLEMGRTALAIKYQELREVAESCADKLQRLEDSMHRWSPHCALGWLQAELEEAEQEAEEQMEQLLLGEQSLEAFLPAFQRGRALAHLRRTQAEKLQELLRRRERSGQPAPTAAAEPPKSFPAAAVLPTGAARGPPAVPRSLPPLDSRPVPPLKGSPGCPLGPAPLLSPRPSQPEPPHR; the protein is encoded by the exons ATGTACCGGGCCCGGGCGGCGCGGGCGGGGCCGGAGCCCGGCAGCCCGGGGCGCTTTGGGATCCTCAGCACCGGGCAGCTCCGGGACCTGCTTCAGGATGAGCCCAAGCTGGACCGGATCGTGCGGCTCAGCAGGAAG TTCCAAGGCCTGCAGCTGGAGCGCGAGGCGTGCCTGGCTTCCAACTACGCGCTAGCCAAGGAGAATCTGGCGTTGCGTCCCCGCCTGGAGATGGGCCGCACTGCCCTGGCCATCAAGTACCAGGAGCTCCGGGAGGTGGCTGAGAGCTGTGCAGACAAGCTGCAGCGACTGG AGGACAGCATGCACCGCTGGAGCCCCCACTGCGCGCTGGGCTGGCTGcaggctgagctggaagaagctgAGCAGGAGGCTGAG GAGCAGATGGAGCAGCTGCTGCTGGGAGAGCAGAGCCTGGAGGCTTTCCTGCCCGCCTTCCAACGAGGCCGGGCCCTGGCCCACCTGAGGCGCACCCAGGCGGagaagctgcaggagctgctgcgGCGCCGGGAGCGGTCTGGCCAGCCAGCCCCTACGGCTGCCGCGGAGCCCCCCAAATCCTTCCCCGCTGCCGCAGTCCTGCCCACCGGGGCCGCCCGGGGGCCGCCGGCAGTGCCCCGGAGCCTGCCCCCCTTGGACTCCCGCCCAGTGCCCCCACTGAAGGGCTCCCCCGGGTGCCCCCTGGGCCCAGCCCCTCTGCTGAGCCCTCGGCCCTCGCAGCCAGAGCCCCCCCACCGGTAG